The nucleotide sequence AAATCCTATCCCTAGAGGGTGGAGTGGGCCGCATTTGCAAATAAGTTCTGATATTAGCTGATTAGAAATTTAGGGAAAATTGCGGCGTTGTTGCATGAAGTATAGCTAGATAAATGATCCCCCGATTTTAACATTAATTTAAACTGTTCGTGGCACGCTGACGGGCATACCTATCATAGTCATCAAATTAAGAGCTCTACACATGATGGAACTCTCGGTAGATTGCCTTGAAAACTCCCTCGATCTCAGCTTTGACCCAAATATTTGCTTCACCCTAAACATAGCTGTTTCAGCAAGAGATCGACGCGAGTACCCTGATTCACGTTTCCACTTCTTTTTCCCCTGTTTTTTAACGGCTCGAACTACCTCATCACGAGCAAGACAAGGCTGCTTGGAGTTGCCGTGCTGAGCAATCACAGCACCCTCTCTTGGCGGAATGAGTGGTATCGCACCTTTTTGCTCAATAAAATCGAAGGATTGATGAGAGTCATACGCGCCATCAGCAGCAACGCTTTCGAGATCATCGACGCCGGCTAGCAAATCTGGGAGAACCTCATTATCGTGGACGTCGTTAGTTGTCAGAGCGTGAGCAACAATTTCATGAGTATCGGGATTGACCGCCAAATGCAGTTTGCGCCAGGTCCGACGCTTGCCAACCCCATGGGTACGTACCTTCCATTCGCCTTCGCCGAAGACTTTCAGGCCGGTGCTGTCGATGACTATGTGAGCAGGTTTGCCTGAGCGGGGTAACTGGACGTCCAAATCCTTAGCACGGCGGCAAAGGGTCGTGTAGCAAGGGATATCCAGTTTAAGCCCCATCATCTTGAAGATACCAGTCAAGAACCCTCGGGTTTGTCGGAGAGGAAGATGGTAGATGGCACGAAGAGTGAGGGCACAGAGAATGGCGCTCTCATTGTAAAGGAACTGGGCACCGTGTTTGCCTACTTGCGGATCGGCATACCAGGACTCTAAGGTATTCTCC is from Verrucomicrobiota bacterium and encodes:
- a CDS encoding IS5 family transposase, whose product is MLVGKVAYQVQNWPEYNQALCHRGDITVWVEENTLESWYADPQVGKHGAQFLYNESAILCALTLRAIYHLPLRQTRGFLTGIFKMMGLKLDIPCYTTLCRRAKDLDVQLPRSGKPAHIVIDSTGLKVFGEGEWKVRTHGVGKRRTWRKLHLAVNPDTHEIVAHALTTNDVHDNEVLPDLLAGVDDLESVAADGAYDSHQSFDFIEQKGAIPLIPPREGAVIAQHGNSKQPCLARDEVVRAVKKQGKKKWKRESGYSRRSLAETAMFRVKQIFGSKLRSREFSRQSTESSIMCRALNLMTMIGMPVSVPRTV